DNA from Pseudocitrobacter corydidari:
CTGGTGTACGGCTCGCGCATCACGCTTTACATCGTACTGCTGGTGTCGGTGACTGTTGGCCCGCTGGGGCTGCTGCTCGGCGTTACGGCGGGCTATTTTGGCGGCAAGGTCGATATGGTGCTGATGCGCGTCACCGACATTTTTATCTCCTTCCCAAGCCTGGTGCTGGCGCTGGCGTTCGTTGCTGCTTTAGGGCCTGGGCTGGAGCATGTGGTTATCGCGATTACTTTAACCGCCTGGCCGCCGATTGCGCGCCTGGCGCGTGCCGAAACGCTCTCGCTACGTCAGGCCGATTTTATTTCGGCAGTCCGTTTGCAGGGCGCATCGCCGGTACGGGTGCTGTGGCGACACATTGTGCCGCTGTGCCTGCCGTCGGTGATCATCCGGATCACCATGAATATGGCGGGGATCATCCTGACCGCCGCCGGGCTTGGCTTCCTCGGCCTTGGCGCGCAGCCGCCGGAACCAGAATGGGGGGCGATGATCTCCAGCGGTCGCACCTACATGATGGAGTGCTGGTGGGTAGTCACCATTCCGGGGCTGGCGATTCTGATTAACAGTCTGGCATTCAATTTCTTAGGAGATGGCTTACGTGACATCCTCGATCCTCGCAGCATGTAATACGCCGTTGCTTGATGTGCGCGACCTGCACGTCGAGTTTGTGAACGGCCAGGCGGTGACCCACGCGGTGCGCGGTGTCTCCTTCCAACTGGGACGTGAAAAGCTGGCGATTGTCGGCGAATCGGGTTCCGGTAAATCGACCGTCGGGCGCGCGCTGTTGCACCTGCATCCGAAAAAATCCCGCATCACCTCCGCGCGGATGCAGTTTGGTGATATCGATTTGCAGCATGCCACGGAAGCGCAGATGCGCGGCATTCGCGGTAAGCGAATTTCGATGATCATGCAGGACCCGAAATATTCGCTCAACCCGGTGGTGTGCGTCGGCGACCAGATTGCGGAAGCGTGGCTGACGCACCATCCTGGGCGTAAAGCCGAGGCGAAAGCCAAAGCGATGGAGATGCTGGAGGTAGTGCGTATTCGCCAGCCGGAGCGTGTTTACGCGCTCTATCCCCATGAAATTTCTGGCGGGCAAGGGCAGCGTGTGATGATCGCTATGATGCTGATAACCGATCCCGAACTGGTGATTGCCGACGAACCAACCTCGGCACTGGATGTCTCCGTGCGTTTGCAGGTGCTGGGCTTGCTCGACGATCTGGTGAAATCACGCGGGTTAGGGCTGATTTTTATCAGCCACGACATCAATCTGGTGCGCAGTTTTTGCGACCGTGTGCTGGTGATGTATGCCGGACGGGTGGTGGAATCGATTGCCGCGAAAGATCTCGATAAGGCGCAGCATCCCTACACGCTGGGGCTGATCAATTCGCTGCCGGACATGCATCAGCGCCGCCCGGTACTGCCGGTGTTGCAGCGCCAGGCCAGCTGGCTGACGGAATAAGGAGCATGTCATGATTGAAGTGAATAACCTGAATCTGGTGTTTGGTGAAGGTGAGAAGCGTAACCAGGTGCTGTATGACGTCAATTTCCACGTCAGGCCGGGCGAGATTTACGGGCTGGTGGGGGAGTCGGGTTCGGGCAAGACCACGGTGCTGAAGTGTCTCGCCGGGCTGTTTACCCACTGGCAGGGGGCGCTGGCGATTAACGGTCAGCCGCTGGATCACAGCATCAGCCGCACGCGTTGCCGCCAGGTGCAAATGGTGTTTCAGGATCCGTACGGTTCGCTGCATCCGCGCCATACCATTGGCGATATTCTGGAGGAGCCGCTGCAAATCCACGGCATCGCCGATCGCGACAGGCGAATCAACACGCTGCTGGATCGCGTGGGGTTAAACCGCGCCTTTCGCGATCGCTACCCGCACCAGCTCTCTGGCGGGCAGCGTCAGCGCGTGGCGATTGCCCGCGCGTTGATTCTGGAGCCGCAGGTGTTGCTGCTGGATGAACCAACGTCGGCGCTGGATGTGTCGGTGCAGGCGGAAATTTTGAACCTGCTGGCGGAGCTGCAACAGGAGTCGGGGCTGACCTATTTGATGGTAACGCATGACCTCGGCGTCATTGCCCATTTATGTCAGAAAGTCGCGGTGATGCAGTACGGCAAAATTCTTGAAACGCTCACCGTTGACGATTTGGTTGCCGGGAAAGCGCAAACGGATTATACCCGGATGTTGGTGAATGCCAGCCAACAGTACACCCGCGAGATGGCGCGGGAAGTGGCGGCGTATTGAGCCATGCCGGGGGCGAAGCCGCCATACGGCGCTGGTGCGGTTTGTGCCGGGGGCGCTGCGCTTGCCCGGCCTACGGGGGAGTTGTTGTAGGCCGGATAAGGCGAAGCCGCCATCCGGCATTCGTGCGGTTTGTGCCGGGGGCGCTACGCTTGCCCGGCCTACGGGGGAGTTGTTGTAGGCCGGATAAGGCGAAGCCGCCATCCGGCATTCTTGCAGGCTAGCGCAATAGCTGACAATCTGGCGGCAGGCGCGCGCGGAGCGCATCCGATAAAATATCGATGCGAAACGTCTGCCCGCTAAGCGGCTCACCGTCAAGGTTAAAGGTCATCGAATGCGGCGAGGTGATTTCTATCCAGCCAGAGCGCCCGCGCACCAGGTGCGGGTTATCTTCCTGCTGTGTAATGGTGGTGAAAATGGCAGGCAGCAACTCTTCCCCGGTAATCACCAGTAAATCCAGCAGCCCGTCATTAATCAGCGCGTCAGGGCAGAGTGGCTGTCCGCCGCCTGCCTGACGCCCGTTGCCAATACCAATCACCAGCGCATCACCCTGCCAGTGGAAATTTTCACCACGAATTTCACAGCGGTCGGGTTTAAGGGTATCCATGCGCATTAACCCGTGAATCAAATACGATACCCCGCCCAGTGCCGCTTTCAGTTTTTCTGGGGTTTCGGTCGTAATACGCGTACCAAACCCCCCCGTCGCCATATTAATAAAGCAGGTTTTATCGTTCACGCGTGCAGTATCAATCGGCACATCGCGCCCGGAAATTGCCAGACGCAGGGCTTTCTCCAGATCCATGGGAATACCGACGCTGGTGGCGAAATCATTAGCGGTGCCGAGGGGCAGAATCCCCAACGCCGGGGCATTGGCGTCTTTCAACTCAATCAGCGCGGTAGCGATTTCATTAATGGTGCCGTCGCCGCCGCCGGAAATCACCGTCGCGACGCCAAGCTGCAGCGCTTCCTGGATATAGCGCGGCGCATCGCCTTTCTCCCAGGTGACGCGAACATGAAGTTCAGCGCCTTCTTTGCGCAGGGTATCAACCGCCTGACGCAACTGCGGATTATCCGTGCTCTTGCCATTGAGGATCAATAAGCTGGCGGGAAAGTTGGTCATCCTTTTTCCTCGTTAATCAACGTAATAAAAGTATATGGCAGAAAAAGTATAGCGGGATAAGAACGAACTGATTTTCAGAAAAGGCAGGGGGCAGATAAAAAATTAGCCTGCGTAAGGGAGATTACGCAGGCCAAGGAGGTGGTTCCTGGTACAGCTAGCATTTATGGGTTATGTTTTTCAGCGAAGCGATAATACCCGGAATAAACAATTAGGTATGTGATCCAATTCTAAGATTCTTCTCGCTTGCGAAATTACCCACTATGAACTACTTGCTGTGCGGGTTACGCGTCGATTCGCCGTTGAAGTTGCGCATCAGCAGCGCGTACTCCAGAGCGATATCTTCCGGCACCGGCAGCCAGACAATGTGGCCATCGCCCGGTGCGACCGGTTTATCGGCACCTTTGGCATCGACCATCTGCTCCAGCGTAAAATTGACGTTACCCTGCGGGGTCATCAGTTCCAGGCTATCACCAACGGCGAATTTATTTTTCACCGCCACTTCCGCCAGTGCGCCTTTGCGCTGGCCGGTAAATTCACCAACAAACTGCTGGCGTTCAGAAACGGAGAAACCGTATTCGTAATTCTGGTAATCATCATGCGTATGACGACGCAGGAAGCCTTCGGTGTACCCGCGATGCGCCAGCCCTTCCAGGGTTTCCAGCAGGCTGGTGTCGAACGGTTTACCCGCAGCGGCATCGTCGATGGCTTTACGGTAGACCTGCGCGGTACGTGCGCAGTAGTAATAAGATTTGGTACGGCCTTCGATTTTCAGCGAATGCACGCCCATTTGCGTCAGACGCTCAACGTGGGCGATGGCGCGCAGATCTTTCGAATTCATGATGTAAGTGCCGTGCTCGTCTTCGAAGGCGGTCATGTACTCGCCCGGACGCTGCGCTTCTTCAATCATAAACACTTTATCGGTTGGCTCGCCGATACCCAGCGTCGGCTCAACGTTCTGCACCGGAATTGGCTCGTATTTGTGAACGATGTTGCCGACCACATCTTCCTTGCCTTCCTGCACGTTATATTCCCAACGGCAGGCGTTGGTGCAGGTGCCCTGGTTCGGGTCGCGCTTGTTGATATAGCCGG
Protein-coding regions in this window:
- a CDS encoding ABC transporter permease: MTVSLDTPVGTGGGEGAARIKRALQRTGGFIGKMARNPLTAIGGGIIFLLLVVAIFAPLIAPYNPLVQDLNNALTAPSAQHWFGTDEFGRDIFSRLVYGSRITLYIVLLVSVTVGPLGLLLGVTAGYFGGKVDMVLMRVTDIFISFPSLVLALAFVAALGPGLEHVVIAITLTAWPPIARLARAETLSLRQADFISAVRLQGASPVRVLWRHIVPLCLPSVIIRITMNMAGIILTAAGLGFLGLGAQPPEPEWGAMISSGRTYMMECWWVVTIPGLAILINSLAFNFLGDGLRDILDPRSM
- a CDS encoding ABC transporter ATP-binding protein; its protein translation is MTSSILAACNTPLLDVRDLHVEFVNGQAVTHAVRGVSFQLGREKLAIVGESGSGKSTVGRALLHLHPKKSRITSARMQFGDIDLQHATEAQMRGIRGKRISMIMQDPKYSLNPVVCVGDQIAEAWLTHHPGRKAEAKAKAMEMLEVVRIRQPERVYALYPHEISGGQGQRVMIAMMLITDPELVIADEPTSALDVSVRLQVLGLLDDLVKSRGLGLIFISHDINLVRSFCDRVLVMYAGRVVESIAAKDLDKAQHPYTLGLINSLPDMHQRRPVLPVLQRQASWLTE
- a CDS encoding ABC transporter ATP-binding protein; translation: MIEVNNLNLVFGEGEKRNQVLYDVNFHVRPGEIYGLVGESGSGKTTVLKCLAGLFTHWQGALAINGQPLDHSISRTRCRQVQMVFQDPYGSLHPRHTIGDILEEPLQIHGIADRDRRINTLLDRVGLNRAFRDRYPHQLSGGQRQRVAIARALILEPQVLLLDEPTSALDVSVQAEILNLLAELQQESGLTYLMVTHDLGVIAHLCQKVAVMQYGKILETLTVDDLVAGKAQTDYTRMLVNASQQYTREMAREVAAY
- the yegS gene encoding lipid kinase YegS, which encodes MTNFPASLLILNGKSTDNPQLRQAVDTLRKEGAELHVRVTWEKGDAPRYIQEALQLGVATVISGGGDGTINEIATALIELKDANAPALGILPLGTANDFATSVGIPMDLEKALRLAISGRDVPIDTARVNDKTCFINMATGGFGTRITTETPEKLKAALGGVSYLIHGLMRMDTLKPDRCEIRGENFHWQGDALVIGIGNGRQAGGGQPLCPDALINDGLLDLLVITGEELLPAIFTTITQQEDNPHLVRGRSGWIEITSPHSMTFNLDGEPLSGQTFRIDILSDALRARLPPDCQLLR
- the yegQ gene encoding tRNA 5-hydroxyuridine modification protein YegQ — its product is MFKPELLSPAGTLKNMRYAFAYGADAVYAGQPRYSLRVRNNEFNHENLQLGINEAHALGKKFYVVVNIAPHNAKLKTFIRDLKPVVDMGPDALIMSDPGLIMLVRENFPDMQIHLSVQANAVNWATVKFWQQMGLSRVILSRELSLEEIEEIRTQVPEMEIEIFVHGALCMAYSGRCLLSGYINKRDPNQGTCTNACRWEYNVQEGKEDVVGNIVHKYEPIPVQNVEPTLGIGEPTDKVFMIEEAQRPGEYMTAFEDEHGTYIMNSKDLRAIAHVERLTQMGVHSLKIEGRTKSYYYCARTAQVYRKAIDDAAAGKPFDTSLLETLEGLAHRGYTEGFLRRHTHDDYQNYEYGFSVSERQQFVGEFTGQRKGALAEVAVKNKFAVGDSLELMTPQGNVNFTLEQMVDAKGADKPVAPGDGHIVWLPVPEDIALEYALLMRNFNGESTRNPHSK